A single genomic interval of Megalobrama amblycephala isolate DHTTF-2021 linkage group LG15, ASM1881202v1, whole genome shotgun sequence harbors:
- the LOC125246829 gene encoding ladderlectin-like has protein sequence MWISAAFILFALAESGVMQSDYSIGRKCLVGWEKFGTQCFKFFSEPKSWADAEKHCVELGGNLAAVHIELTNSFLKTFVKKLSNSNTRSWIGAHDAPKAFVWFWSDGSTFDYSDWHSGQPNNGANAERCVEMGYGDEKRWNDAPCENLLPFICYRVARIEF, from the exons ATGTGGATTTCAGCAGCATTCATTCTTTTTGCACTGGCTGAAAGTGGAGTCATGCAATCAG ATTATTCTATAGGCCGAAAATGCCTCGTTGGCTGGGaaaaatttggaacacaatgttttaaatttttcagCGAACCCAAGTCATGGGCTGATGCAGAG AAACACTGTGTTGAACTCGGAGGAAACCTTGCAGCTGTCCACATTGAACTCACTAACTCTTTTCTAAAAACCTTTGTGAAAAAACTATCCAATAGCAACACCCGATCCTGGATTGGTGCTCATGATGCACCTAAG GCATTTGTCTGGTTTTGGAGTGACGGATCAACGTTTGACTACAGTGACTGGCACAGTGGTCAGCCAAATAATGGAGCAAATGCTGAAAGATGCGTGGAGATGGGCTATGGAG ATGAGAAGCGCTGGAATGATGCACCCTGTGAGAATCTTCTCCCTTTCATCTGTTACAGAGTGGCTAGGATTGAGTTTTGA